TTTCACTTGATTCAGGCCTACTTGTAAGTCGCTTAGATCCGCTTTGTTTTTGATTACCGTGGTAGGAATACCCTCTGGTAAGCGCGCCATAAATTCAGGCCAAATTTTATAGGGATCTGCTATGTCGGTAGTGGTTGAATCGGTAACAAACAGTACGTGATCGGCTTCGCTAATGGCTTGCCATGCTCGCTCAATACCAATTTTTTCTACTTTGTCAGGGCTATCACGAAGACCAGCAGTATCAATGATATGTACCGGCATACCGTTAATGTGGATATGCTCTTTTAATACATCACGAGTAGTACCTGCAATCTCGGTCACAATGGCGCTATCCCGGCCTGCCAAAGCATTAAGTAAACTTGATTTACCCGCATTAGGGCGCCCGGCAATAACCACCTGCATCCCTTCTCTAAGCAGGCTTCCCTGCTTGGCTTGTTCTCTCACCACTTGAAGATGCGCAAGTATGGCGGCTAAGTCACCAGACACTTTGCCATCAGATAAGAAATCAATTTCTTCTTCAGGAAAGTCGATTGCGGCTTCAACGTACATACGCAAATGAACGATTTGATCGGATAAGGTTTGTATTTGGGTTGAAAACTCGCCCTGTAACGAACGTAGCGCGCTTCTTGCCGCTTGTTTAGAGCTGGCATCTATTAAATCGGCGATCGCCTCAGCTTGCGCCAAATCGAGCTTATCGTTAATAAAGGCTTGTTCACTGAACTCACCTGGGTTGGCTAATCGCGCCTTACCAGTGGATAACACTGCGTCAATAAGCATATCCATCACAACCTGGCCGCCATGACCTTGTAGTTCTAATACATCTTCGCCCGTAAATGAATTAGGCCCTTTGAAGAATAGCGCGATACCTTGGTCGATAACGTTTTGTTGGCTATCGACAAACGGGGTATAGGTCGCCAATCTTGGCGTTAGCGCTGTGGGAACTAATACCTCAGCGATAGCCTTTGCGTAGGGACCTGAAACCCGCACTATTCCAACACCACCGCGCCCAGGGGCAGTAGCTTGAGCGGTAATGGTATCGGTTGTGATGATATGTGAATCCATATTTTAGTCGCGAAAGTTCTTAAATTGAAAAGGCTGACCTAAATCTGATGATTTAACCAAGGCCATGGCTTGTTGTAAATCGTCACGCTTTTTACCGGTTACTCGAAGTTCTTCACCTTGAATCGCCGTTTGTACCTTAATTTTCGCGTCTTTAATTATTTTTACGATTTTCTTAGCAATAGGCTGTTCTATGCCTTCTTTAAAAGCAATCGTTTGGCGATAGGTCTTTCCATTTGCGTCAAAAGGTTTTACGTCCAGAAAAGAAGTATCTAGGTTTCGTTTAGAACATGCGGTTCTAAACATACTTTCCATTTGCTGCAACTGGAATTCAGCTTCCGCTTTCATTACCACAGTTTTTTCTTTGTATTCAAAGCTCGCAACAATGCCGCGAAAGTCGAAACGTGTGGCAAGTTCCCGATGGGCATTTTCAGTGGCGTTACGCACTTCTTCCATATTGATTTCAGACACAATATCAAATGATGGCATAGTTAATTTATCCTCGTAGACAAAACAGCCCGCAATTGGCGGGCTGTTTATTATAAAAGAAATAGACGTTGCTATTTAATTCCCCGCTTCTCCATAGA
The nucleotide sequence above comes from Alteromonas naphthalenivorans. Encoded proteins:
- the mnmE gene encoding tRNA uridine-5-carboxymethylaminomethyl(34) synthesis GTPase MnmE, encoding MDSHIITTDTITAQATAPGRGGVGIVRVSGPYAKAIAEVLVPTALTPRLATYTPFVDSQQNVIDQGIALFFKGPNSFTGEDVLELQGHGGQVVMDMLIDAVLSTGKARLANPGEFSEQAFINDKLDLAQAEAIADLIDASSKQAARSALRSLQGEFSTQIQTLSDQIVHLRMYVEAAIDFPEEEIDFLSDGKVSGDLAAILAHLQVVREQAKQGSLLREGMQVVIAGRPNAGKSSLLNALAGRDSAIVTEIAGTTRDVLKEHIHINGMPVHIIDTAGLRDSPDKVEKIGIERAWQAISEADHVLFVTDSTTTDIADPYKIWPEFMARLPEGIPTTVIKNKADLSDLQVGLNQVKTEHGDMPVINISAKQSDGIDTLRDHLAKTMGFDTTTEGQFIARRRHLDALEKAYEYVVIGEQQLHDAMAGELLAEELRLAHQSLCEITGEFTSDDLLGKIFSSFCIGK
- a CDS encoding YajQ family cyclic di-GMP-binding protein, giving the protein MPSFDIVSEINMEEVRNATENAHRELATRFDFRGIVASFEYKEKTVVMKAEAEFQLQQMESMFRTACSKRNLDTSFLDVKPFDANGKTYRQTIAFKEGIEQPIAKKIVKIIKDAKIKVQTAIQGEELRVTGKKRDDLQQAMALVKSSDLGQPFQFKNFRD